A genomic segment from Ovis aries strain OAR_USU_Benz2616 breed Rambouillet chromosome 26, ARS-UI_Ramb_v3.0, whole genome shotgun sequence encodes:
- the LETM2 gene encoding LETM1 domain-containing protein LETM2, mitochondrial isoform X1 translates to MAFYSYKTVLAIARTRFPNHFVQPTSSSYSPSFALLHLPDCHLNKTYMKNYGSKKFSHPSQLGNKVLHLRARIFQELHTSTCWLQEVPNKHQQEQTAKKPQVPSPQPVKEAGMRIKEGKRSYRQIIMDELKYYYNGFYLLWIDTKVAARMVWRLLHGQVLTRRERRRLLRTCADFFRLVPFMVFIIVPFMEFLLPVFLKLFPEMLPSTFESESKKEEKQRKKMAAKLELAKFLQETITEMAKRNRAQLGDASTQFSSYVKQVQTGHKPSTKEIVQFSKLFEDQLTLEHLDRPQLVALCKLLELQSFGTNNLLRFQLLMRLKSIKADDEVIAKEGVNALSVSELQAACRARGMLSLGLTEGQLRQQLTEASGRFPGSCSLELSPVRLCVCSVASVMSDFLQHYGLLPSRLLCPWDSPGKHTGMGCHALLQGTFLMQGLNPCLLCLLHWQAEFFTTRAIWKPPFPFSGLVFLISALPSYLIGLLWWSHGPLKKLALTATQYSVE, encoded by the exons atggccTTCTACAGTTATAAAACAGTCTTAGCTATTGCCCGGACAAG ATTCCCTAACCATTTTGTCCAGCCTACCAGCTCTTCTTACTCCCCATCATTTGCATTGCTTCACTTACCAGATTGCCATTTAAACAAAACCTatatgaagaactatggaagcaAAAAGTTCTCCCATCCAAGTCAGTTAGGCAATAAAGTACTTCATTTACGAGCCAGAATCTTCCAAGAGCTGCACACTTCAACTTGCTGGTTGCAGGAGGTCCCCAATAAGCATCAACAGGAGCAAACAGCAAAGAAGCCTCAGGTGCCAAGCCCTCAGCCCGTGAAAGAAGCGGGCATGAGGATTAAGGAAGGAAAGCGATCTTATAGACAAATAATTATGGATGAACTGAAATATTATTACAATGGATTCTATTTGCTTTGGATTGACACCAAAGTTGCTGCCAGGATGGTTTGGAGGCTGTTGCATGGACAGGTGCTGACCAGGCGAGAGAGAAGAAGG CTGCTGAGAACCTGTGCTGATTTCTTCCGCCTGGTTCCATTCATGGTGTTCATCATCGTCCCCTTCATGGAATTCTTATTGCCAGTGTTTCTGAAACTTTTCCCGGAGATGTTGCCATCAACTTTTGAAAGTGAATCCAAAAAG gaagaaaaacagagaaagaaaatggctgCAAAGTTGGAACTAGCGAAATTCCTTCAAGAAACGATTACAGAAATGGCAAAGAGGAACAGGGCCCAGCTGGGGGACGCCTCAACCCAGTTCTCCTCCTACGTCAAACAG GTCCAGACAGGCCACAAGCCCAGCACCAAGGAGATAGTTCAATTTTCCAAACTCTTTGAGGATCAGCTGACCCTGGAGCACCTCGACCGACCTCAGCTGGTGGCCCTTTGCAAACTGCTGGAACTGCAGTCCTTTGGAACCAACAATCTGCTTCGCTTCCAGCTACTGATGAGGCTGAAGTCTATAAAAGCAGATGATGAG GTAATTGCCAAGGAAGGGGTGAATGCTCTGAGTGTGTCGGAGCTCCAAGCTGCCTGCAGGGCCCGAGGGATGCTGTCACTGGGCCTCACTGAGGGGCAGCTGAGACAGCAGCTCACAGAGGCAAGTGGTCGCTTTCCTGGGTCCTGTTCCCTGGAACTCTCTCCTGTCCGTTTGTGTGTCTGCTcagttgcatcagtcatgtctgactttttgcaacactatggactgttgccctccaggctcctctgtccatgggattctccaggcaagcatactggaatgggttgccatgccctcctccaggggaccttcctgatgcagggattgaacccgtgtctcttatgtctcctgcattggcaggcagagttctttaccactagagccatctggAAGCCCCCTTTCCCATTTTCAGgccttgtttttttaatttctgccttGCCATCTTACCTAATTGGCCTTCTTTGGTGGAGCCATGGGCCGCTGAAGAAGCTGGCTTTGACTGCAACACAGTACTCTGTTGAATAG
- the LETM2 gene encoding LETM1 domain-containing protein LETM2, mitochondrial isoform X4: MAFYSYKTVLAIARTRFPNHFVQPTSSSYSPSFALLHLPDCHLNKTYMKNYGSKKFSHPSQLGNKVLHLRARIFQELHTSTCWLQEVPNKHQQEQTAKKPQVPSPQPVKEAGMRIKEGKRSYRQIIMDELKYYYNGFYLLWIDTKVAARMVWRLLHGQVLTRRERRRLLRTCADFFRLVPFMVFIIVPFMEFLLPVFLKLFPEMLPSTFESESKKEEKQRKKMAAKLELAKFLQETITEMAKRNRAQLGDASTQFSSYVKQVQTGHKPSTKEIVQFSKLFEDQLTLEHLDRPQLVALCKLLELQSFGTNNLLRFQLLMRLKSIKADDEWQDLHLKENVPPSLLLLSRTFYLIDVKPKPIEIPLSGEAPKTDIPLGSPTPPESKENMAGLAPQLKGTKAKSEKTTQNSKASSNGA; the protein is encoded by the exons atggccTTCTACAGTTATAAAACAGTCTTAGCTATTGCCCGGACAAG ATTCCCTAACCATTTTGTCCAGCCTACCAGCTCTTCTTACTCCCCATCATTTGCATTGCTTCACTTACCAGATTGCCATTTAAACAAAACCTatatgaagaactatggaagcaAAAAGTTCTCCCATCCAAGTCAGTTAGGCAATAAAGTACTTCATTTACGAGCCAGAATCTTCCAAGAGCTGCACACTTCAACTTGCTGGTTGCAGGAGGTCCCCAATAAGCATCAACAGGAGCAAACAGCAAAGAAGCCTCAGGTGCCAAGCCCTCAGCCCGTGAAAGAAGCGGGCATGAGGATTAAGGAAGGAAAGCGATCTTATAGACAAATAATTATGGATGAACTGAAATATTATTACAATGGATTCTATTTGCTTTGGATTGACACCAAAGTTGCTGCCAGGATGGTTTGGAGGCTGTTGCATGGACAGGTGCTGACCAGGCGAGAGAGAAGAAGG CTGCTGAGAACCTGTGCTGATTTCTTCCGCCTGGTTCCATTCATGGTGTTCATCATCGTCCCCTTCATGGAATTCTTATTGCCAGTGTTTCTGAAACTTTTCCCGGAGATGTTGCCATCAACTTTTGAAAGTGAATCCAAAAAG gaagaaaaacagagaaagaaaatggctgCAAAGTTGGAACTAGCGAAATTCCTTCAAGAAACGATTACAGAAATGGCAAAGAGGAACAGGGCCCAGCTGGGGGACGCCTCAACCCAGTTCTCCTCCTACGTCAAACAG GTCCAGACAGGCCACAAGCCCAGCACCAAGGAGATAGTTCAATTTTCCAAACTCTTTGAGGATCAGCTGACCCTGGAGCACCTCGACCGACCTCAGCTGGTGGCCCTTTGCAAACTGCTGGAACTGCAGTCCTTTGGAACCAACAATCTGCTTCGCTTCCAGCTACTGATGAGGCTGAAGTCTATAAAAGCAGATGATGAG TGGCAGGACCTCCACCTGAAGGAGAATGTCCCACCTTCTCTGTTGCTCCTGTCCCGGACCTTCTACCTGATAGACGTGAAGCCGAAGCCGATTGAGATACCACTCAGTGGGGAG GCTCCAAAGACAGATATTCCCCTGGGATCACCCACTCCCCCTGAATCTAAAGAGAACATGGCCGGTTTAGCACCTCAACTGAAGGGAACTAAG GCAAAATCAGAGAAGACAACCCAGAACAGCAAGGCTAGTTCGAATGGAGCATAA
- the LETM2 gene encoding LETM1 domain-containing protein LETM2, mitochondrial isoform X3 yields MAFYSYKTVLAIARTRFPNHFVQPTSSSYSPSFALLHLPDCHLNKTYMKNYGSKKFSHPSQLGNKVLHLRARIFQELHTSTCWLQEVPNKHQQEQTAKKPQVPSPQPVKEAGMRIKEGKRSYRQIIMDELKYYYNGFYLLWIDTKVAARMVWRLLHGQVLTRRERRRLLRTCADFFRLVPFMVFIIVPFMEFLLPVFLKLFPEMLPSTFESESKKEEKQRKKMAAKLELAKFLQETITEMAKRNRAQLGDASTQFSSYVKQVQTGHKPSTKEIVQFSKLFEDQLTLEHLDRPQLVALCKLLELQSFGTNNLLRFQLLMRLKSIKADDEVIAKEGVNALSVSELQAACRARGMLSLGLTEGQLRQQLTEWQDLHLKENVPPSLLLLSRTFYLIDVKPKPIEIPLSGEAPKTDIPLGSPTPPESKENMAGLAPQLKGTKVRHF; encoded by the exons atggccTTCTACAGTTATAAAACAGTCTTAGCTATTGCCCGGACAAG ATTCCCTAACCATTTTGTCCAGCCTACCAGCTCTTCTTACTCCCCATCATTTGCATTGCTTCACTTACCAGATTGCCATTTAAACAAAACCTatatgaagaactatggaagcaAAAAGTTCTCCCATCCAAGTCAGTTAGGCAATAAAGTACTTCATTTACGAGCCAGAATCTTCCAAGAGCTGCACACTTCAACTTGCTGGTTGCAGGAGGTCCCCAATAAGCATCAACAGGAGCAAACAGCAAAGAAGCCTCAGGTGCCAAGCCCTCAGCCCGTGAAAGAAGCGGGCATGAGGATTAAGGAAGGAAAGCGATCTTATAGACAAATAATTATGGATGAACTGAAATATTATTACAATGGATTCTATTTGCTTTGGATTGACACCAAAGTTGCTGCCAGGATGGTTTGGAGGCTGTTGCATGGACAGGTGCTGACCAGGCGAGAGAGAAGAAGG CTGCTGAGAACCTGTGCTGATTTCTTCCGCCTGGTTCCATTCATGGTGTTCATCATCGTCCCCTTCATGGAATTCTTATTGCCAGTGTTTCTGAAACTTTTCCCGGAGATGTTGCCATCAACTTTTGAAAGTGAATCCAAAAAG gaagaaaaacagagaaagaaaatggctgCAAAGTTGGAACTAGCGAAATTCCTTCAAGAAACGATTACAGAAATGGCAAAGAGGAACAGGGCCCAGCTGGGGGACGCCTCAACCCAGTTCTCCTCCTACGTCAAACAG GTCCAGACAGGCCACAAGCCCAGCACCAAGGAGATAGTTCAATTTTCCAAACTCTTTGAGGATCAGCTGACCCTGGAGCACCTCGACCGACCTCAGCTGGTGGCCCTTTGCAAACTGCTGGAACTGCAGTCCTTTGGAACCAACAATCTGCTTCGCTTCCAGCTACTGATGAGGCTGAAGTCTATAAAAGCAGATGATGAG GTAATTGCCAAGGAAGGGGTGAATGCTCTGAGTGTGTCGGAGCTCCAAGCTGCCTGCAGGGCCCGAGGGATGCTGTCACTGGGCCTCACTGAGGGGCAGCTGAGACAGCAGCTCACAGAG TGGCAGGACCTCCACCTGAAGGAGAATGTCCCACCTTCTCTGTTGCTCCTGTCCCGGACCTTCTACCTGATAGACGTGAAGCCGAAGCCGATTGAGATACCACTCAGTGGGGAG GCTCCAAAGACAGATATTCCCCTGGGATCACCCACTCCCCCTGAATCTAAAGAGAACATGGCCGGTTTAGCACCTCAACTGAAGGGAACTAAGGTGAGACACTTTTGA
- the LETM2 gene encoding LETM1 domain-containing protein LETM2, mitochondrial isoform X2, whose product MAFYSYKTVLAIARTRFPNHFVQPTSSSYSPSFALLHLPDCHLNKTYMKNYGSKKFSHPSQLGNKVLHLRARIFQELHTSTCWLQEVPNKHQQEQTAKKPQVPSPQPVKEAGMRIKEGKRSYRQIIMDELKYYYNGFYLLWIDTKVAARMVWRLLHGQVLTRRERRRLLRTCADFFRLVPFMVFIIVPFMEFLLPVFLKLFPEMLPSTFESESKKEEKQRKKMAAKLELAKFLQETITEMAKRNRAQLGDASTQFSSYVKQVQTGHKPSTKEIVQFSKLFEDQLTLEHLDRPQLVALCKLLELQSFGTNNLLRFQLLMRLKSIKADDEVIAKEGVNALSVSELQAACRARGMLSLGLTEGQLRQQLTEWQDLHLKENVPPSLLLLSRTFYLIDVKPKPIEIPLSGEAPKTDIPLGSPTPPESKENMAGLAPQLKGTKAKSEKTTQNSKASSNGA is encoded by the exons atggccTTCTACAGTTATAAAACAGTCTTAGCTATTGCCCGGACAAG ATTCCCTAACCATTTTGTCCAGCCTACCAGCTCTTCTTACTCCCCATCATTTGCATTGCTTCACTTACCAGATTGCCATTTAAACAAAACCTatatgaagaactatggaagcaAAAAGTTCTCCCATCCAAGTCAGTTAGGCAATAAAGTACTTCATTTACGAGCCAGAATCTTCCAAGAGCTGCACACTTCAACTTGCTGGTTGCAGGAGGTCCCCAATAAGCATCAACAGGAGCAAACAGCAAAGAAGCCTCAGGTGCCAAGCCCTCAGCCCGTGAAAGAAGCGGGCATGAGGATTAAGGAAGGAAAGCGATCTTATAGACAAATAATTATGGATGAACTGAAATATTATTACAATGGATTCTATTTGCTTTGGATTGACACCAAAGTTGCTGCCAGGATGGTTTGGAGGCTGTTGCATGGACAGGTGCTGACCAGGCGAGAGAGAAGAAGG CTGCTGAGAACCTGTGCTGATTTCTTCCGCCTGGTTCCATTCATGGTGTTCATCATCGTCCCCTTCATGGAATTCTTATTGCCAGTGTTTCTGAAACTTTTCCCGGAGATGTTGCCATCAACTTTTGAAAGTGAATCCAAAAAG gaagaaaaacagagaaagaaaatggctgCAAAGTTGGAACTAGCGAAATTCCTTCAAGAAACGATTACAGAAATGGCAAAGAGGAACAGGGCCCAGCTGGGGGACGCCTCAACCCAGTTCTCCTCCTACGTCAAACAG GTCCAGACAGGCCACAAGCCCAGCACCAAGGAGATAGTTCAATTTTCCAAACTCTTTGAGGATCAGCTGACCCTGGAGCACCTCGACCGACCTCAGCTGGTGGCCCTTTGCAAACTGCTGGAACTGCAGTCCTTTGGAACCAACAATCTGCTTCGCTTCCAGCTACTGATGAGGCTGAAGTCTATAAAAGCAGATGATGAG GTAATTGCCAAGGAAGGGGTGAATGCTCTGAGTGTGTCGGAGCTCCAAGCTGCCTGCAGGGCCCGAGGGATGCTGTCACTGGGCCTCACTGAGGGGCAGCTGAGACAGCAGCTCACAGAG TGGCAGGACCTCCACCTGAAGGAGAATGTCCCACCTTCTCTGTTGCTCCTGTCCCGGACCTTCTACCTGATAGACGTGAAGCCGAAGCCGATTGAGATACCACTCAGTGGGGAG GCTCCAAAGACAGATATTCCCCTGGGATCACCCACTCCCCCTGAATCTAAAGAGAACATGGCCGGTTTAGCACCTCAACTGAAGGGAACTAAG GCAAAATCAGAGAAGACAACCCAGAACAGCAAGGCTAGTTCGAATGGAGCATAA
- the LETM2 gene encoding LETM1 domain-containing protein LETM2, mitochondrial isoform X5 translates to MAFYSYKTVLAIARTRFPNHFVQPTSSSYSPSFALLHLPDCHLNKTYMKNYGSKKFSHPSQLGNKVLHLRARIFQELHTSTCWLQEVPNKHQQEQTAKKPQVPSPQPVKEAGMRIKEGKRSYRQIIMDELKYYYNGFYLLWIDTKVAARMVWRLLHGQVLTRRERRRLLRTCADFFRLVPFMVFIIVPFMEFLLPVFLKLFPEMLPSTFESESKKEEKQRKKMAAKLELAKFLQETITEMAKRNRAQLGDASTQFSSYVKQVQTGHKPSTKEIVQFSKLFEDQLTLEHLDRPQLVALCKLLELQSFGTNNLLRFQLLMRLKSIKADDEVIAKEGVNALSVSELQAACRARGMLSLGLTEGQLRQQLTEWQDLHLKENVPPSLLLLSRTFYLIDVKPKPIEIPLSGEAPKTDIPLGSPTPPESKENMAGLAPQLKGTKGEEWVQLPSVTSSPTTPSKSVSLPKEFITSAKDVNFYKRKLFSSSYF, encoded by the exons atggccTTCTACAGTTATAAAACAGTCTTAGCTATTGCCCGGACAAG ATTCCCTAACCATTTTGTCCAGCCTACCAGCTCTTCTTACTCCCCATCATTTGCATTGCTTCACTTACCAGATTGCCATTTAAACAAAACCTatatgaagaactatggaagcaAAAAGTTCTCCCATCCAAGTCAGTTAGGCAATAAAGTACTTCATTTACGAGCCAGAATCTTCCAAGAGCTGCACACTTCAACTTGCTGGTTGCAGGAGGTCCCCAATAAGCATCAACAGGAGCAAACAGCAAAGAAGCCTCAGGTGCCAAGCCCTCAGCCCGTGAAAGAAGCGGGCATGAGGATTAAGGAAGGAAAGCGATCTTATAGACAAATAATTATGGATGAACTGAAATATTATTACAATGGATTCTATTTGCTTTGGATTGACACCAAAGTTGCTGCCAGGATGGTTTGGAGGCTGTTGCATGGACAGGTGCTGACCAGGCGAGAGAGAAGAAGG CTGCTGAGAACCTGTGCTGATTTCTTCCGCCTGGTTCCATTCATGGTGTTCATCATCGTCCCCTTCATGGAATTCTTATTGCCAGTGTTTCTGAAACTTTTCCCGGAGATGTTGCCATCAACTTTTGAAAGTGAATCCAAAAAG gaagaaaaacagagaaagaaaatggctgCAAAGTTGGAACTAGCGAAATTCCTTCAAGAAACGATTACAGAAATGGCAAAGAGGAACAGGGCCCAGCTGGGGGACGCCTCAACCCAGTTCTCCTCCTACGTCAAACAG GTCCAGACAGGCCACAAGCCCAGCACCAAGGAGATAGTTCAATTTTCCAAACTCTTTGAGGATCAGCTGACCCTGGAGCACCTCGACCGACCTCAGCTGGTGGCCCTTTGCAAACTGCTGGAACTGCAGTCCTTTGGAACCAACAATCTGCTTCGCTTCCAGCTACTGATGAGGCTGAAGTCTATAAAAGCAGATGATGAG GTAATTGCCAAGGAAGGGGTGAATGCTCTGAGTGTGTCGGAGCTCCAAGCTGCCTGCAGGGCCCGAGGGATGCTGTCACTGGGCCTCACTGAGGGGCAGCTGAGACAGCAGCTCACAGAG TGGCAGGACCTCCACCTGAAGGAGAATGTCCCACCTTCTCTGTTGCTCCTGTCCCGGACCTTCTACCTGATAGACGTGAAGCCGAAGCCGATTGAGATACCACTCAGTGGGGAG GCTCCAAAGACAGATATTCCCCTGGGATCACCCACTCCCCCTGAATCTAAAGAGAACATGGCCGGTTTAGCACCTCAACTGAAGGGAACTAAG GGTGAAGAATGGGTACAGCTGCCGTCAGTTACATCATCACCCACAACACCATCAAAGTCTGTTTCACTACCTAAAGAATTCATCACTTCTGCTAAAGATGTAAATTTCTATAAAAGGAAACTCTTTTCCTCAAGTTACTTTTAG